One genomic region from Amycolatopsis sp. FBCC-B4732 encodes:
- a CDS encoding MFS transporter, with the protein MAEQPAVTGRPPAVGAAERASTYRTIALRVMPLLVVCYVVSFIDRTNIGIAQQGLKRDLGFGSAVYGLGVTLFFVGFILFEVPSNALLAKIGARKTLVRIMATWGVVTIATLFVQDELTFYLARFLLGVAEAGFFPGALYLLSRWFPSARRTRMTAVFFIGVPVSGVLGSLVSGWIMHSLGGVGGLADWQWLFLIEGIPPILLAVAVAFFLADGPERAKWLTPAQKALVQADLEAERTAKADTAERHGGMLSALRDPKVWILGLCACGAYTLANAVSYWTPRIIAEAGVGDVLNLGFFSAIPPLLGIAVMLLVGRHSDRTLERRWHAAVSWLVAAVAMLTLAFSGDSVLVVVILLAVMAAAHYSGLTVFYSIPSIYLTDRAAATGIAVVTSMGSFAAAASPSLLGFIQSATGSLSLGLVISSGIVLLAVGVLLVGVKAADLKEKHR; encoded by the coding sequence ATGGCCGAACAACCCGCCGTCACCGGACGGCCCCCCGCGGTGGGTGCCGCCGAACGCGCGTCGACCTACCGGACCATCGCCCTGCGGGTCATGCCGCTGCTCGTGGTCTGCTACGTGGTCAGCTTCATCGACCGGACGAACATCGGCATCGCGCAGCAGGGCCTCAAGCGCGACCTCGGCTTCGGCTCGGCGGTCTACGGGCTCGGCGTCACGCTGTTCTTCGTCGGGTTCATCCTCTTCGAGGTGCCCAGCAACGCGCTGCTGGCGAAGATCGGCGCCCGCAAGACGCTGGTCCGGATCATGGCCACCTGGGGCGTGGTCACGATCGCGACCCTGTTCGTCCAGGACGAGCTGACGTTCTACCTCGCGCGGTTCCTGCTCGGCGTGGCCGAAGCGGGCTTCTTCCCGGGCGCGCTCTACCTGCTGTCGCGGTGGTTCCCGTCCGCGCGCCGGACCCGGATGACCGCCGTGTTCTTCATCGGCGTCCCGGTTTCCGGGGTGCTCGGCTCGCTCGTCTCCGGCTGGATCATGCACTCGCTCGGCGGCGTCGGCGGCCTGGCCGACTGGCAGTGGCTGTTCCTGATCGAGGGCATCCCGCCCATCCTGCTGGCCGTCGCGGTCGCGTTCTTCCTCGCCGACGGGCCCGAGCGGGCGAAGTGGCTGACGCCGGCGCAGAAGGCGCTCGTGCAGGCCGACCTCGAAGCCGAGCGGACCGCGAAGGCGGACACGGCGGAGCGGCACGGCGGCATGCTCTCGGCGTTGCGCGACCCGAAGGTCTGGATCCTCGGGCTGTGCGCCTGCGGGGCCTACACACTGGCCAACGCCGTCTCGTACTGGACGCCGCGGATCATCGCCGAAGCCGGCGTCGGCGACGTGCTGAACCTCGGCTTCTTCTCGGCGATCCCGCCGCTGCTCGGCATCGCGGTGATGCTGCTGGTCGGCCGCCACTCCGACCGGACGCTGGAACGCCGCTGGCACGCGGCGGTGAGCTGGCTGGTGGCGGCGGTGGCGATGCTGACGCTCGCGTTCTCCGGCGACAGCGTCCTGGTGGTGGTCATCCTGCTCGCGGTGATGGCGGCGGCCCACTACTCGGGCCTGACGGTGTTCTACTCGATCCCGTCGATCTACCTGACCGACCGCGCGGCCGCGACGGGCATCGCGGTGGTGACGTCGATGGGCTCGTTCGCGGCCGCGGCTTCGCCGTCGTTGCTGGGCTTCATCCAGTCGGCGACGGGGAGCCTGTCGCTGGGGCTGGTGATCAGCTCGGGGATCGTGCTGCTGGCGGTCGGGGTGCTGCTCGTCGGGGTGAAGGCCGCGGACCTCAAGGAGAAGCACCGCTAG
- a CDS encoding MarR family winged helix-turn-helix transcriptional regulator produces MAERADGRDLVPISGLLSYRLSRTSSAMSRSAALRYRREFDVSLGEWRAISLIAADPTLTLNRLARRAGLDKAQMSRVVSRLTERGLVDRTAGSGRTSQLALTTEGTRVYRGLITAANERDAEFLAALTPEEAATLSGALDKLADLALAVEERERAHPGDTDC; encoded by the coding sequence ATGGCGGAACGCGCGGACGGCCGAGACCTCGTGCCCATTTCGGGACTCCTTTCCTACCGGCTCTCCCGCACGTCGTCGGCGATGTCGCGCAGCGCCGCGCTGCGCTACCGGCGGGAGTTCGACGTCAGCCTCGGCGAATGGCGGGCGATCTCGCTCATCGCCGCCGACCCCACCCTCACACTCAACCGGCTCGCCCGCCGCGCCGGGCTCGACAAAGCGCAGATGAGCCGGGTGGTCAGCCGCCTGACCGAGCGCGGCCTGGTGGACCGGACGGCCGGGTCGGGCCGCACCTCGCAGCTGGCCCTGACCACCGAAGGCACCCGCGTCTACCGCGGCCTGATCACCGCGGCCAACGAGCGCGACGCCGAGTTCCTGGCCGCGCTGACCCCGGAAGAGGCGGCAACGCTGAGCGGTGCGCTGGACAAGCTCGCCGACCTCGCACTGGCCGTCGAGGAGCGTGAGCGCGCCCACCCCGGCGACACCGACTGTTGA
- a CDS encoding hydroxymethylglutaryl-CoA lyase, translated as MSDAVTLCECFARDGLQHEPEFVPTATKVALLDSFADAGFRRIEATSYSHPGRVPGFSDAAEVLTRIRRRPGVRFKATCPNPRAVRRALADLDAGHGAEELSLLVSASESHTERNLRTSRAGQWERVTEMVELAGGRFKLVGVVSVAFGCPFEGAVDPGRVAEDVARFADLGAGLVTLGDTTGVATPPSVRALFARLDPAVPVVAHFHNTRGTGIANAVAALDAGCRNFDTAMGGVGGHPSAISYGAGLTGNVCTEDLVSLFDAMGVDTGIDLDQLAKASVACEEALGRPLHSMVARAGFTPTPNQETP; from the coding sequence ATGTCCGACGCCGTCACGCTCTGCGAGTGCTTCGCCCGCGACGGGCTGCAGCACGAGCCGGAGTTCGTGCCGACCGCGACGAAGGTCGCGCTGCTCGATTCCTTCGCGGACGCGGGGTTCCGGCGCATCGAGGCGACCAGCTACAGCCACCCCGGGCGCGTGCCCGGCTTCTCCGACGCCGCCGAGGTCCTGACGCGGATCCGGCGCCGCCCCGGCGTCCGGTTCAAGGCGACCTGCCCCAACCCGCGCGCGGTGCGGCGCGCGCTGGCCGACCTCGACGCCGGGCACGGCGCCGAGGAGCTGAGCCTGCTGGTCTCGGCCAGCGAAAGCCACACCGAACGCAACCTGCGCACGTCGAGAGCCGGGCAGTGGGAGCGCGTCACCGAGATGGTCGAGCTGGCCGGCGGCCGCTTCAAGCTGGTCGGCGTGGTGTCGGTGGCGTTCGGCTGCCCGTTCGAGGGCGCGGTCGACCCCGGCCGAGTCGCCGAGGACGTCGCCCGGTTCGCCGACCTCGGCGCCGGCCTGGTCACCTTGGGCGACACGACCGGCGTCGCGACCCCACCGTCGGTCCGCGCGCTGTTCGCCCGGCTGGACCCCGCGGTGCCGGTGGTCGCGCACTTCCACAACACGCGCGGCACCGGCATCGCCAACGCCGTCGCGGCCCTCGACGCCGGCTGCCGGAACTTCGACACCGCGATGGGCGGCGTCGGCGGCCACCCGTCGGCCATCTCCTACGGCGCCGGCCTCACCGGGAACGTCTGCACCGAGGACCTGGTGAGCCTGTTCGACGCGATGGGCGTCGACACCGGCATCGACCTCGACCAGCTCGCCAAGGCGTCTGTCGCCTGCGAAGAAGCTCTCGGCCGTCCCCTGCACAGCATGGTCGCCCGCGCCGGCTTCACCCCGACCCCGAACCAGGAGACCCCGTGA
- a CDS encoding enoyl-CoA hydratase/isomerase family protein: protein MTERVRVTVEDGIARVELTRPEARNAVDLPMCHQLREAFEALDDDVRVVLLSGRGPVFCAGADLKERTGKDAAWVRRRRVASFAAYAAIEQCRVPVVALVQGAVVGSGGEITLAADFALAASGTVFRFPEPHWGTVGATQRLQRAIGKRRAKELLFTNRPLGAEEAADLGVVTRVVPADALAETGDETAASIAKAPPLAISLTKRAVDLGSETDLDRGIRIELAAIEQCLADGGWRDGVARFTAGNGEPR from the coding sequence ATGACCGAGCGCGTGCGCGTCACCGTCGAAGACGGGATCGCGCGGGTCGAGCTGACCCGGCCCGAGGCCCGCAACGCCGTGGACCTGCCGATGTGCCACCAGCTGCGCGAGGCGTTCGAGGCGCTCGACGACGACGTCCGGGTGGTGCTCCTGAGCGGGCGCGGGCCGGTGTTCTGCGCGGGAGCCGATCTCAAGGAACGCACCGGCAAGGACGCCGCCTGGGTGCGGCGCCGCCGCGTCGCCTCCTTCGCCGCGTACGCCGCCATCGAGCAGTGCCGGGTGCCGGTCGTGGCCCTGGTGCAGGGCGCGGTCGTCGGCTCGGGTGGCGAAATCACGCTCGCCGCCGACTTCGCGCTGGCCGCGTCGGGGACGGTCTTCCGGTTCCCGGAGCCGCACTGGGGTACCGTCGGCGCGACCCAGCGCCTGCAGCGCGCCATCGGCAAGCGCCGGGCCAAGGAACTGCTGTTCACCAACCGCCCGCTCGGTGCGGAAGAGGCCGCCGACCTGGGCGTCGTCACCCGCGTCGTCCCGGCGGACGCGCTCGCCGAAACCGGCGACGAAACGGCCGCGAGCATCGCGAAAGCGCCGCCGCTGGCCATCTCGCTCACCAAGCGCGCGGTCGACCTCGGCTCGGAAACCGACCTCGACCGCGGGATCCGCATCGAGCTGGCGGCGATCGAACAGTGCCTCGCCGACGGCGGCTGGCGCGACGGCGTCGCCCGCTTCACCGCCGGGAACGGAGAACCGCGATGA
- a CDS encoding sigma factor-like helix-turn-helix DNA-binding protein encodes MTRRRVTVVDGSRRLDAVLALEQLKSALDMLPPSQAEIIVLRFGLRDGVPRSRAEAAAILSVRLDDVLRREAAALGKLRARWRLTALRDHLDSDHAVVPDRVRAKIMGWTETPELGLCPRHGYFEPAEGAILCSTCPCPVTPARSVTSELGRPRRYCSNACRQASYRVRKAIS; translated from the coding sequence ATGACGCGCCGACGGGTGACCGTGGTCGACGGGAGCCGCCGGCTCGACGCGGTCCTCGCTCTGGAGCAGCTCAAGTCCGCCCTCGACATGTTGCCGCCCAGTCAGGCCGAAATCATCGTCCTGCGGTTCGGCCTGCGCGACGGCGTTCCGCGCTCCCGCGCCGAGGCAGCGGCGATCCTTTCCGTGCGCCTGGACGACGTGCTCCGCCGCGAAGCGGCAGCCCTCGGGAAACTGCGTGCTCGGTGGCGCCTGACCGCTCTTCGTGACCACCTCGACTCGGACCATGCCGTCGTTCCGGACCGGGTCCGGGCCAAGATCATGGGCTGGACCGAAACCCCGGAACTCGGGCTGTGCCCGCGTCACGGCTACTTCGAGCCGGCCGAAGGGGCGATCCTCTGCTCGACGTGCCCCTGCCCGGTCACCCCGGCCCGATCAGTGACGTCCGAGCTCGGCCGCCCCCGCCGCTACTGCTCCAACGCCTGCCGCCAGGCCTCGTACCGCGTGCGGAAGGCGATCAGCTGA
- a CDS encoding CaiB/BaiF CoA-transferase family protein yields MTGPLAGITVLDFSRVLAAPLATQILAELGATVVKVERPGTGDETRGFEPRLPHGESAYFFAFNRGKKSVTLDLKDPRGQEVARKLAAEADVVVENFLPGAMDRMGLGYADLARPDLVYVSATGFGQTGPDRDRKGYDTVFQALSGVMAMTGEPDGPPSKTGIPVADLTSGLWVVIAVLSGLAGRAATGRGRHLDVSMMDVQLSLHALNAARLFALGEDPMRTGTEHPGRVPSAAFQAGDGEWLHISGSDQHWGPLCTVLGLDDLAADPVLRGNSGRVGQRARVMKALRGAIARHDRDALVKELRAAEVPAGAVRSVREALADPHALARGVVGEFTHPAEGTFPALRTPLRETGGEPTAVGTPPRLGADTDDVLAGLGLAPAEIEGLRAAGVIR; encoded by the coding sequence ATGACCGGCCCGCTGGCCGGGATCACCGTCCTCGACTTCTCCCGCGTCCTCGCCGCGCCGCTGGCCACGCAGATCCTCGCCGAGCTCGGCGCGACCGTCGTCAAGGTCGAACGCCCGGGCACCGGCGACGAGACCCGCGGCTTCGAACCCCGGCTGCCGCACGGTGAAAGCGCGTACTTCTTCGCCTTCAACCGGGGCAAGAAGTCCGTGACGCTCGACCTCAAGGACCCGCGCGGCCAGGAGGTCGCGCGGAAGCTGGCGGCCGAAGCCGACGTCGTCGTCGAGAACTTCCTGCCCGGCGCGATGGACCGGATGGGCCTCGGGTACGCGGACCTGGCGCGCCCCGACCTGGTCTACGTGTCCGCGACCGGGTTCGGGCAGACCGGCCCGGACCGCGACCGCAAGGGCTACGACACCGTCTTCCAGGCGCTGTCCGGCGTGATGGCGATGACCGGCGAGCCCGACGGGCCGCCGTCGAAGACCGGGATCCCGGTGGCGGACCTGACTTCGGGGCTCTGGGTGGTCATCGCCGTGCTGTCCGGGCTGGCCGGGCGCGCGGCGACCGGGCGGGGCCGGCACCTCGACGTGTCCATGATGGACGTCCAATTGAGCCTGCACGCGCTCAACGCCGCGCGGCTCTTCGCGCTCGGCGAGGACCCGATGCGCACCGGCACCGAGCACCCGGGCCGCGTGCCGTCGGCGGCGTTCCAGGCCGGGGACGGGGAATGGCTGCACATCAGCGGCAGCGACCAGCACTGGGGTCCACTGTGCACGGTCCTCGGGCTCGACGACCTGGCCGCGGATCCGGTGCTGCGGGGCAATTCCGGCCGCGTCGGGCAGCGTGCCCGCGTGATGAAGGCCCTGCGTGGCGCGATCGCCCGGCACGACCGGGACGCGCTCGTGAAGGAGCTGCGCGCGGCCGAGGTCCCGGCCGGTGCGGTCCGCTCGGTGCGGGAAGCGCTCGCCGACCCGCACGCCCTCGCGCGGGGCGTCGTCGGCGAGTTCACCCACCCGGCGGAGGGGACGTTCCCGGCGCTGCGGACGCCCCTGCGTGAGACTGGCGGTGAGCCGACGGCGGTGGGCACGCCGCCCCGGCTCGGCGCCGACACCGACGACGTCCTGGCCGGCCTGGGGCTCGCCCCGGCCGAAATCGAGGGCCTGCGGGCCGCGGGGGTGATCCGATGA
- a CDS encoding ATP-binding protein, whose translation MLARHSSVWLIPRHGTVATASVGGVLDRTTYSRLRDRLLEFAADARDGVVIDIDRLELRDPALVRVFALVALRAGDWPAVPFALVTDRPEQRAVLAARADRNVPVYRDHAAAEAALARPSRRRAGKALDRSPRTSVRARGFVEGVCAEWLVPELAEDAALVATEFVENALRHTDSALRLRVELRRDGLGVSVSDGSERPAVLREGLDVLETGLGLRLVSKVAKRWGSSRLRSGGKVVWAVLARR comes from the coding sequence ATGCTCGCCCGCCACTCATCGGTGTGGCTCATCCCGCGGCACGGCACGGTCGCCACGGCTTCGGTCGGCGGGGTGCTCGACCGCACGACCTATTCGAGGTTGCGCGACCGGCTGCTGGAGTTCGCGGCCGACGCCCGCGACGGCGTGGTGATCGACATCGACCGCCTCGAACTGCGTGACCCGGCGCTGGTGCGCGTGTTCGCGCTCGTCGCCCTCCGGGCCGGTGACTGGCCGGCGGTTCCCTTCGCGCTGGTGACCGACCGGCCGGAGCAGCGGGCGGTGCTGGCCGCGCGAGCCGACCGGAACGTGCCCGTGTACCGCGATCACGCCGCCGCCGAAGCCGCGCTGGCACGACCGTCGCGGCGGCGGGCGGGGAAGGCGCTCGACCGGTCGCCGCGCACTTCGGTGCGGGCGCGCGGGTTCGTCGAAGGCGTGTGCGCGGAGTGGCTCGTGCCCGAACTGGCCGAAGATGCCGCCCTGGTCGCCACGGAATTCGTGGAGAACGCGCTCCGGCACACCGATTCCGCGCTCCGGCTGCGGGTCGAGCTGCGCCGCGACGGGCTGGGTGTCTCGGTCTCCGACGGGAGCGAGCGGCCCGCCGTGCTGCGCGAGGGACTGGACGTCCTCGAGACTGGGCTCGGCCTGCGGCTGGTGTCCAAAGTCGCGAAGCGGTGGGGGAGCAGCCGGCTGCGCTCCGGCGGCAAGGTCGTCTGGGCGGTGCTGGCCCGACGCTGA
- a CDS encoding HAD family hydrolase codes for MFDVDGTLVDSNYLHVHAWHRAFAELDRAVDSWRVHRAIGKGSGKLLSTLLGEEDADRIGDRAKELHSRFYLETAELLRPFDHAPELLRTLAGRGVRVVLATSAGSDELSVLRKVLDVDDVVTGIVSGADVDATKPDPEPVFAALERAGTRPEETVFVGDAVWDVHAATKAGVRTVSVRSGGVSAAELTEAGAVAVYDDAAALLDGLEESVLLG; via the coding sequence CTGTTCGACGTCGACGGCACGCTCGTCGACTCCAATTACCTGCACGTCCACGCCTGGCACCGCGCGTTCGCCGAGCTCGACCGCGCCGTCGACTCGTGGCGCGTGCACCGGGCGATCGGGAAGGGGTCCGGCAAGCTGCTGAGCACGCTGCTGGGCGAGGAGGACGCCGACCGCATCGGCGACCGGGCGAAGGAGCTCCACAGCCGCTTCTACCTGGAGACGGCGGAACTGCTGCGCCCGTTCGACCACGCCCCCGAGCTGCTCCGCACCCTGGCCGGCCGCGGCGTGCGCGTGGTGCTGGCGACGTCGGCGGGCTCGGACGAACTGTCGGTGCTGCGCAAGGTCCTCGACGTCGACGACGTGGTCACGGGCATCGTCTCCGGCGCGGACGTCGACGCGACGAAACCCGACCCGGAGCCGGTGTTCGCAGCCCTCGAGCGCGCCGGAACCCGCCCGGAAGAGACGGTGTTCGTCGGCGACGCGGTGTGGGACGTCCACGCGGCCACGAAGGCCGGCGTGCGCACGGTGTCGGTCCGCTCGGGAGGGGTGAGCGCGGCGGAACTGACGGAGGCCGGCGCGGTCGCGGTCTACGACGACGCTGCTGCGCTGTTGGACGGGCTGGAGGAGAGCGTGCTGCTCGGCTGA
- a CDS encoding enoyl-CoA hydratase/isomerase family protein, whose translation MTVIAEDHGAVRVLTLNRPEKLNALNTALTRDLSEAFSAADADRGIRALVLTGAGRGFCAGADLGEFSELTPEHADAVLERAALTAKLQVQARQLRIPVVAAVRGAAVGGGAGLAIGADMVVAGTDLKFGYPELKHSIVPALVMTGLVHHLGRKLAFELVSTGRLLTAAEAFEHGLVNRVADPAEVLPAALAIAEHWAKVEPRAIAAAKDLFYRVADLPADAAMRAGQDVNALMRGFRR comes from the coding sequence GTGACCGTCATCGCCGAGGACCACGGCGCCGTCCGCGTCCTGACGCTGAACCGGCCCGAGAAGCTCAACGCCCTGAACACGGCCCTCACCCGAGACCTGAGCGAAGCCTTCTCGGCGGCCGACGCCGACCGCGGCATCCGCGCACTGGTGCTCACCGGCGCCGGCCGCGGCTTCTGCGCGGGCGCCGACCTCGGCGAGTTCTCGGAGCTGACGCCCGAGCACGCCGACGCCGTCCTGGAACGCGCCGCGCTCACCGCGAAGCTGCAGGTGCAGGCGCGGCAGCTGCGGATCCCGGTGGTCGCGGCCGTGCGCGGTGCCGCGGTCGGCGGCGGCGCCGGGCTCGCCATCGGGGCGGACATGGTCGTCGCCGGCACCGACCTCAAGTTCGGCTACCCGGAGCTGAAGCACTCGATCGTCCCGGCGCTGGTGATGACCGGGCTCGTGCACCACCTCGGCCGCAAGCTCGCGTTCGAGCTGGTCAGCACCGGGCGCCTGCTCACCGCCGCCGAAGCCTTCGAGCACGGCCTGGTCAACCGGGTCGCCGACCCCGCCGAAGTGCTGCCCGCCGCGCTGGCGATCGCCGAGCACTGGGCGAAGGTCGAACCGCGGGCGATCGCCGCCGCGAAGGACCTCTTCTACCGCGTCGCCGACCTGCCGGCCGACGCCGCCATGCGGGCCGGGCAGGACGTCAACGCGCTGATGCGGGGGTTCCGCCGATGA
- a CDS encoding DUF2188 domain-containing protein, with protein sequence MAVGDVHTYFEGGLWKNRIEGGARASNTSPRRVDAVLAGRQIAKKRRVGHVVHTPQGEVETEHDYRRRP encoded by the coding sequence GTGGCGGTCGGGGACGTGCACACCTACTTCGAGGGCGGCCTGTGGAAGAACCGGATCGAAGGGGGTGCGCGGGCGTCCAACACGTCCCCCCGCCGGGTCGACGCCGTGCTGGCCGGACGGCAGATCGCGAAGAAGCGCCGCGTCGGCCACGTCGTGCACACGCCGCAGGGTGAGGTGGAGACCGAACACGACTACCGGCGCCGGCCCTGA